The Pseudomonas wenzhouensis genome has a segment encoding these proteins:
- a CDS encoding TenA family transcriptional regulator yields the protein MSFYESLLAQTQAERNYLLGAPIIQQAMTGQVALHSYIAFLTEAYHHVKHTVPLLMACGARLPERLEWLREAIAEYIEEETGHQEWVLNDIAACGADKEAVRHGTPHMATELMVAYVYDRIARHNPVSFFGMVNVLEGTSIALATQAAGIIQDKLQLPNKAFSYLNSHGSLDLEHIEFFKKLMNRLDNDDDKAAVVHTAKVVYRLYGDMFRSLPLAGEE from the coding sequence ATGAGCTTCTACGAATCCCTGCTGGCCCAGACCCAAGCCGAACGCAACTACCTGCTCGGCGCCCCGATCATCCAGCAGGCCATGACCGGCCAGGTCGCCTTGCACAGCTACATCGCCTTCCTCACCGAGGCCTACCACCACGTCAAGCACACCGTACCGCTGCTGATGGCCTGCGGCGCACGCCTGCCGGAGCGCCTGGAATGGCTGCGCGAGGCTATCGCCGAGTACATCGAGGAAGAAACCGGCCACCAGGAGTGGGTGCTCAACGACATCGCTGCCTGCGGTGCCGACAAGGAAGCGGTGCGCCATGGCACCCCGCACATGGCCACCGAGCTGATGGTGGCCTACGTCTATGACCGCATCGCCCGGCACAACCCGGTGAGCTTCTTCGGCATGGTCAACGTCCTCGAAGGTACCAGCATCGCCCTGGCCACCCAAGCCGCCGGCATCATCCAGGACAAACTGCAACTGCCGAACAAGGCCTTCAGCTATCTCAACTCCCACGGCAGCCTGGATCTGGAGCACATCGAGTTTTTCAAGAAGCTGATGAACCGCCTGGACAACGACGATGACAAGGCTGCCGTGGTGCACACCGCCAAGGTCGTCTACCGCCTATATGGCGACATGTTCCGCAGCCTGCCGCTTGCCGGCGAGGAGTAA
- a CDS encoding SDR family oxidoreductase: protein MQPTDCRALLTGASGGIGLALAERLAGAGAHLLLVGRRLEPLQPLLQRFPQNVKLVQADIASRRGRDALVAAAQNFGGLNCLINAAGVNRFGLLDQQDEQQIAELIGLNVTATLQLTQRLLPLLRAQHRALVINVGSTFGAIGYPGFTAYCASKFALRGFSEALRRELADTHVRVLYFAPRATRTAMNAPSVVAMNDELGVAMDDPAQVAEQLLDAIGREQEERHLGWPERLFVRLNGLLPRVVDQALRKQLPIIQRFARHKH, encoded by the coding sequence ATGCAACCGACGGATTGCCGTGCCCTGCTTACCGGCGCCAGTGGCGGTATCGGCCTGGCCCTGGCCGAGCGCCTGGCCGGCGCAGGCGCCCATCTACTGCTGGTCGGACGTCGCCTGGAGCCTCTGCAGCCTTTGCTGCAACGCTTTCCGCAGAACGTAAAACTGGTGCAGGCCGATATCGCCAGCCGCCGCGGACGTGATGCACTGGTTGCTGCGGCACAGAACTTCGGCGGGCTGAACTGCCTGATCAACGCCGCCGGGGTCAACCGCTTCGGCCTGCTCGACCAGCAGGACGAACAGCAAATCGCCGAGCTGATCGGCCTCAACGTCACCGCCACGCTGCAACTGACCCAACGCCTGCTGCCATTGCTACGTGCCCAGCACCGCGCGCTGGTGATCAACGTCGGCTCCACCTTCGGCGCCATCGGTTACCCCGGTTTTACTGCCTACTGCGCCAGCAAGTTCGCCCTGCGCGGTTTCTCCGAAGCGCTGCGCCGCGAGCTGGCCGACACCCATGTGCGCGTCCTGTACTTCGCCCCACGCGCCACCCGCACGGCGATGAACGCCCCCAGCGTGGTGGCGATGAACGATGAGCTGGGCGTGGCCATGGACGATCCCGCGCAGGTCGCCGAGCAGTTGCTCGACGCCATTGGCCGCGAGCAGGAGGAACGCCACCTGGGCTGGCCGGAGCGCCTGTTCGTGCGCCTCAACGGCCTGCTGCCGCGCGTGGTCGACCAGGCCCTGCGCAAGCAGTTGCCGATCATTCAACGCTTTGCCCGTCACAAGCACTGA
- a CDS encoding tetratricopeptide repeat protein — MNLFRTLIIAALGFAALPAFALSAGGEVQLHQLQTRWAEINYQTPEKQREEAFAKLVTQADSALASEPKAPELLIWRGIILSTQAGAKGGLGALSLVKKAKTNLEQALAIAPQALDGSAYTSLGSLYYQVPAWPIGFGDDELAEQMLKQALAINPNGIDPNYFYGDFLQRQKRFEEARAALEKALAAKDRPGRELADQGRRAEAQALLQQVAGKLR, encoded by the coding sequence GTGAACCTGTTTCGTACCCTGATCATCGCCGCACTCGGCTTCGCCGCCCTGCCCGCCTTTGCCCTCAGTGCAGGAGGCGAAGTGCAGTTGCACCAACTGCAGACACGCTGGGCCGAAATCAACTACCAGACGCCGGAAAAACAGCGCGAGGAAGCCTTCGCCAAGCTCGTCACGCAAGCCGATTCAGCCCTGGCCAGCGAGCCGAAAGCGCCGGAGCTGCTAATCTGGCGCGGCATCATCCTCAGCACCCAGGCCGGCGCCAAGGGTGGCCTCGGCGCATTAAGTCTGGTCAAGAAGGCCAAAACAAACCTGGAACAAGCCCTGGCCATCGCCCCGCAAGCGCTGGACGGTTCGGCCTACACCAGCCTCGGCAGCCTCTACTACCAGGTACCCGCCTGGCCGATCGGCTTCGGTGATGACGAGCTGGCCGAGCAAATGCTCAAACAGGCGCTGGCGATCAACCCGAATGGCATCGATCCGAATTATTTCTACGGCGACTTCCTGCAACGGCAGAAGCGCTTTGAAGAAGCCCGCGCCGCGCTGGAGAAAGCCCTGGCGGCCAAGGATCGTCCCGGCCGCGAACTGGCCGATCAGGGCCGCCGTGCAGAAGCCCAGGCGCTTTTGCAGCAGGTCGCAGGTAAACTCCGGTAA
- a CDS encoding response regulator transcription factor, whose amino-acid sequence MRILLVEDDQALGEGIRTALKPEGYTVDWLQDGASALHALSHESFELAILDLGLPRMDGLQVLKQLRANANPVPVLVLTARDATSDRIAGLDAGADDYLIKPFDVAELKARLRALLRRSFQRPQPALEYRGIRLDPASQLVEYQGQTINLPRKEFLLLHELLIQPGRVLTRDKLQQALYGWDEEVESNALEVHVHHLRKKFFPELIRTVRGVGYLVDK is encoded by the coding sequence ATGCGCATTCTTCTCGTCGAAGACGATCAGGCGCTGGGCGAAGGCATTCGCACCGCGCTGAAACCCGAAGGCTACACCGTCGACTGGCTGCAGGATGGCGCCAGTGCCCTGCATGCCCTGAGCCACGAAAGCTTCGAGCTGGCCATTCTCGACCTCGGCCTGCCGCGCATGGATGGCCTGCAGGTGCTCAAGCAGTTGCGCGCCAACGCCAACCCGGTACCGGTGCTGGTGCTCACCGCGCGTGACGCCACCAGCGACCGCATCGCCGGGCTCGATGCCGGCGCCGATGACTACCTGATCAAACCTTTCGACGTGGCTGAACTCAAGGCGCGCCTGCGTGCTCTGCTGCGCCGCAGTTTCCAGCGCCCGCAACCGGCCCTGGAATACCGTGGCATCCGCCTCGATCCGGCCAGCCAGTTGGTCGAATACCAGGGCCAGACCATCAACCTGCCGCGCAAGGAATTTCTCCTGCTGCACGAATTGCTGATCCAGCCTGGCCGCGTACTGACCCGCGACAAGCTGCAACAGGCGCTGTATGGCTGGGACGAGGAAGTGGAAAGCAACGCCCTGGAAGTGCACGTGCACCACCTACGCAAGAAATTCTTCCCGGAGCTGATCCGCACCGTGCGCGGCGTCGGTTATCTGGTGGACAAATGA
- a CDS encoding ATP-binding protein, with the protein MSVLKTFGSIRTRLLALLLLLVAGSFGLISHKIYNDSVHEVRELFDAQLSQTARLLMGLVRHDLSDSERREMQAVLDEALLLHNARNPDNLLGHEYEGKLAFQMLDKDGELLFQSASAPPGLLNDMITQLGLVLPDNDQPMQQRLAQLARYLIGYHTLSIGEHRWRVFVLHDSRDYHWVLAGEREDVRGELIGKIARRSLQPLLIGLPIVGLLLWLTVGWGLYPLKRMADAIRGRAPDNLAPLVFPPLPNELEPMAAALNRLLMQVRQLLEQEKRFIADAAHELRTPLAVLRIHAQNALEAPDAGDRDEALRQLSSGVDRATRVVAQLLTLARLDPNGIRLNMDDLDLLAFLRGELAELTPLALSRGQELILDAQEPADYHLPADAPSLGILLQNLVSNAVQYTPAGGCIQVQLQATPQELVLQVLDSGPGVPVELRERLFERFFRIGDGQGAGLGLSIVRRVVELHQGSIALDESPLGGLRVSVRLPRSHS; encoded by the coding sequence ATGAGCGTGCTGAAAACCTTCGGCTCCATCCGCACCCGTCTGCTCGCCCTTCTGCTGCTACTGGTCGCCGGCAGCTTCGGCCTGATCAGCCACAAGATCTACAACGATTCGGTGCATGAAGTGCGCGAGCTGTTCGACGCCCAGCTGTCGCAGACCGCGCGCCTGCTCATGGGCCTGGTGCGTCACGACCTGAGCGACAGCGAACGCCGCGAGATGCAGGCCGTACTCGACGAAGCCCTGCTGCTGCACAACGCGCGCAACCCGGACAACCTGCTCGGCCACGAATACGAGGGCAAGCTGGCTTTCCAGATGCTCGACAAGGATGGTGAGCTGCTGTTCCAGTCCGCCAGCGCTCCGCCTGGCCTGCTCAACGACATGATCACCCAGCTCGGCCTGGTGCTGCCGGACAACGACCAACCCATGCAGCAGCGCCTGGCACAACTGGCACGCTACCTGATCGGCTATCACACCCTGAGCATCGGCGAGCATCGCTGGCGCGTGTTCGTGCTGCATGACAGCCGCGATTATCACTGGGTACTGGCGGGAGAGCGCGAAGACGTGCGCGGCGAGCTGATCGGCAAGATCGCCCGGCGTAGCCTGCAACCGCTGCTGATCGGCCTGCCCATCGTCGGCCTGCTGCTGTGGCTGACCGTCGGCTGGGGGCTGTATCCACTCAAGCGCATGGCCGACGCCATTCGCGGCCGCGCGCCGGACAACTTGGCACCGCTGGTCTTTCCGCCGCTGCCCAACGAATTGGAGCCGATGGCCGCTGCGCTCAATCGCCTGTTGATGCAGGTCAGGCAGTTGCTGGAACAGGAAAAACGTTTCATCGCCGATGCCGCCCACGAGCTGCGCACGCCCCTGGCGGTGTTGCGTATCCATGCGCAGAACGCGCTGGAAGCACCGGATGCCGGTGATCGCGACGAAGCACTGCGACAGTTGAGCAGCGGTGTCGACCGTGCCACACGAGTGGTGGCGCAACTGCTGACACTGGCGCGTCTGGACCCCAACGGCATTCGCCTGAACATGGACGACCTGGATCTGCTGGCCTTCCTGCGTGGCGAACTGGCCGAGCTGACACCGCTGGCACTCAGTCGTGGCCAGGAGCTGATTCTCGACGCCCAGGAGCCAGCTGATTACCACCTGCCGGCGGATGCGCCCAGCCTGGGCATCCTGTTGCAGAACCTGGTGAGCAATGCCGTGCAATACACCCCGGCAGGCGGCTGCATTCAGGTGCAACTGCAGGCCACGCCACAGGAACTGGTACTGCAAGTGCTCGACAGTGGCCCCGGTGTGCCGGTGGAGTTGCGCGAGCGCCTGTTCGAGCGTTTCTTCCGCATCGGCGATGGCCAGGGCGCCGGGCTCGGGCTGTCCATCGTGCGGCGCGTGGTGGAACTGCATCAGGGCAGCATCGCCCTCGATGAATCACCGCTCGGCGGGTTGCGAGTCAGCGTGCGCCTGCCGCGCAGCCACTCATAG
- a CDS encoding ribbon-helix-helix domain-containing protein, translating into MCELYVKADPILYESRSRSLRIRGVVTTLRLENQFWDILREIAEVDGMTTNQLITKLYEEVMDFRGEVVNFASFLRVSCTRYLAQKAGRPVPLRVVGAAG; encoded by the coding sequence ATGTGCGAACTCTATGTGAAGGCCGATCCCATCCTCTACGAATCGCGCTCACGCTCGCTGCGTATTCGCGGCGTGGTGACCACCTTGCGTCTGGAAAATCAGTTCTGGGACATTCTGCGCGAGATCGCTGAAGTCGACGGCATGACCACCAACCAGCTGATCACCAAGCTCTATGAGGAGGTCATGGATTTTCGCGGTGAAGTGGTCAACTTCGCTTCCTTTCTGCGCGTCAGCTGCACGCGTTACCTGGCGCAGAAGGCCGGGCGGCCGGTGCCATTACGGGTAGTTGGTGCTGCCGGCTGA
- a CDS encoding DJ-1/PfpI family protein, producing MMAAKKILMLVGDYAEDYETMVPFQALQMVGHSVHAVCPDKVSGQTVRTAIHDFEGDQTYSEKPGHNFALNFDFAKVRAEDYDALVIPGGRAPEYLRLNAHVIALVKAFAAASKPIAAVCHGAQLLAAAGVLEGRECSAYPACAPEVTLAGGQYVDIAVDQAHVQGNLVTAPAWPAHPAWLAAFLKVLGTEIHL from the coding sequence ATCATGGCTGCCAAGAAGATTCTCATGCTGGTCGGCGACTACGCCGAAGACTACGAAACCATGGTGCCGTTCCAGGCGCTGCAGATGGTTGGCCACAGCGTACATGCGGTCTGCCCGGACAAGGTCAGCGGGCAGACGGTGCGCACGGCCATCCACGATTTCGAAGGCGATCAGACCTACAGCGAGAAGCCGGGGCACAACTTCGCGCTCAACTTCGATTTCGCCAAGGTGCGTGCCGAGGATTATGACGCGCTGGTGATTCCCGGTGGCCGTGCGCCGGAGTATCTGCGCCTGAATGCGCATGTCATCGCCCTGGTGAAGGCCTTCGCTGCCGCGAGTAAACCCATCGCCGCCGTTTGCCATGGAGCTCAATTGCTGGCCGCAGCCGGTGTGCTGGAAGGGCGCGAATGCAGCGCCTATCCTGCCTGTGCGCCGGAAGTGACCTTGGCTGGCGGCCAGTACGTGGACATCGCGGTGGATCAGGCGCATGTGCAGGGCAATCTGGTCACCGCGCCGGCCTGGCCCGCACACCCGGCCTGGCTGGCGGCGTTTCTCAAGGTACTCGGTACGGAAATTCATCTGTAA
- a CDS encoding SDR family oxidoreductase, which translates to MSDAIRFEDQVVIVTGAGGGLGRAHALLFARHGARVVVNDLGGSTHGEGASASAADKVVEEIRAFGGTAVANHDSVTDGDKIVQTALDYFGRIDVLVNNAGILRDKSFHKMEDADWDLVYKVHVEGAYKTTHAAWPHLREQNFGRVIFTSSTSGIYGNFGQSNYGMAKLGLYGLTRTLAIEGRKNNILVNAIAPTGATRMTEGLIPPQVFEQLKPELVSPLVVYLGSAACQDTGGLYEVGGGWVGKVRWERSLGAGFDPKAGFSPEDVAAQWQRICDFDGAAHPADNVEALREMMANLQKYAL; encoded by the coding sequence ATGAGCGATGCCATCCGTTTCGAAGATCAAGTAGTCATAGTTACCGGTGCTGGCGGTGGTCTGGGTCGTGCCCATGCGCTGCTGTTCGCCCGCCATGGCGCCAGGGTAGTGGTCAACGACCTCGGTGGCAGCACCCATGGTGAAGGGGCCAGCGCTTCGGCGGCGGACAAGGTGGTGGAAGAGATCCGCGCCTTCGGTGGCACTGCGGTGGCCAACCATGATTCGGTGACCGATGGCGACAAGATCGTGCAGACGGCGCTGGATTATTTCGGTCGCATCGATGTACTGGTCAATAACGCCGGCATCCTGCGCGACAAGAGCTTCCACAAGATGGAGGATGCCGACTGGGATCTGGTCTACAAGGTGCACGTCGAGGGCGCCTACAAGACCACTCACGCCGCCTGGCCCCATCTGCGCGAACAGAACTTCGGCCGGGTGATCTTCACCTCGTCCACCTCCGGCATCTACGGCAACTTCGGCCAGAGCAACTACGGCATGGCCAAGCTTGGCTTGTACGGCCTGACCCGCACCCTGGCCATCGAAGGGCGCAAGAACAACATCCTGGTCAACGCCATCGCCCCGACCGGCGCCACGCGCATGACCGAAGGGTTGATCCCGCCGCAGGTGTTCGAGCAGCTCAAGCCCGAGCTGGTCAGCCCGCTGGTGGTGTACCTCGGTAGCGCCGCCTGCCAGGATACCGGCGGCTTGTACGAAGTGGGCGGTGGCTGGGTCGGCAAGGTGCGTTGGGAGCGTAGCCTCGGCGCCGGTTTCGACCCCAAGGCCGGTTTCAGCCCCGAGGATGTCGCCGCGCAGTGGCAGCGCATCTGCGATTTCGACGGCGCCGCGCACCCGGCGGACAACGTCGAGGCGCTCAGGGAAATGATGGCGAACCTGCAAAAATACGCGCTCTGA